A genomic stretch from Sulfobacillus thermosulfidooxidans includes:
- a CDS encoding peptidoglycan D,D-transpeptidase FtsI family protein: MKTRRSVQWRALWTLIFTAVFMLVLIIRLVIIQIADASSLQAYARNIHVHKIILPAPRGKIIDRNGTILAMDVPTYQIVAAPKYVTHPGQEAAILAKYLPFSQSLLKKVLSNNSWYALLDRSVPQSLATKIQQLNLTGISVIPSSGQEYPNGTLASQVIGMVGANGQGLAGIEYEDNKILSGKPGYWIVRTDASGNPLPQWQEAYKAPKPGDTVQLTIDANIEAVAQKWLKWGVKRAHALNGTVIILNPHTGSVIALANWPNFNPNNYYSATPLEMTDYAVQDPVPPGSIFKPVTASAGLGLGLFTPNSMFDTRGYKIVDGVRINDWNPVGWGWITLTRGLEVSSDQVFMDVALKVGVDGMYHYIKEFGLDHPSNVGLPGDSSGIWIPKNQVNAVDLATIGFGQGMAVTPMQMITADSAIPNHGVMMQPHILKAILSPTGQVIKTVKPQVESRPDTPKVAKEIEHMMVLEATQGTGVPAQVPGYVIGGKTGTAQKIVDGKTSSNLFVSSYMGFGPVPHPRFIMLVMINRPIGKLFYGDQVSAPVWQHIASYLFKYWKIKPYAGPDNGSKPFVKP, translated from the coding sequence ATGAAAACACGACGATCAGTGCAGTGGCGTGCTTTATGGACCTTAATCTTCACAGCCGTGTTCATGCTAGTGCTGATCATTCGGTTGGTCATCATTCAAATTGCTGACGCTTCCAGTCTGCAGGCTTATGCGCGGAACATCCATGTTCATAAGATCATTTTGCCGGCGCCGCGGGGCAAAATTATTGATCGTAACGGAACAATTTTAGCGATGGATGTGCCGACCTATCAGATTGTCGCCGCTCCCAAATATGTCACCCATCCGGGTCAAGAAGCGGCCATTTTGGCTAAATATTTGCCGTTTTCCCAGTCGTTGTTGAAAAAAGTGTTGAGTAATAATTCTTGGTATGCTCTGTTGGATCGTTCGGTACCACAAAGTTTAGCCACGAAAATTCAGCAACTCAATTTAACCGGAATTAGTGTCATTCCCTCGAGCGGCCAAGAATATCCTAATGGCACGTTGGCTTCGCAAGTTATCGGGATGGTGGGAGCCAATGGTCAGGGGCTAGCTGGTATTGAGTATGAAGATAATAAGATCTTATCAGGAAAACCCGGGTATTGGATTGTACGGACGGATGCGAGCGGCAATCCCCTGCCGCAATGGCAAGAGGCGTATAAGGCACCTAAGCCGGGCGATACAGTGCAATTAACCATTGATGCGAATATTGAGGCGGTCGCTCAAAAATGGCTAAAGTGGGGCGTAAAACGAGCCCATGCGTTGAATGGAACCGTCATTATCCTTAATCCTCATACCGGTTCCGTTATTGCCTTAGCCAACTGGCCGAACTTTAATCCTAATAACTATTATTCTGCGACTCCGTTAGAGATGACAGATTATGCTGTGCAGGATCCCGTTCCTCCCGGCTCCATTTTCAAACCGGTCACGGCTTCGGCGGGCTTAGGATTGGGTCTCTTTACTCCGAATAGTATGTTCGATACGCGTGGTTATAAAATTGTAGATGGCGTGCGCATTAACGACTGGAATCCGGTGGGATGGGGTTGGATCACACTAACACGAGGCTTAGAGGTCTCGTCGGACCAAGTGTTTATGGATGTCGCCTTGAAAGTCGGCGTCGACGGGATGTACCACTATATTAAGGAATTTGGATTGGACCACCCCAGCAATGTGGGATTGCCGGGGGATTCCAGTGGGATTTGGATTCCCAAAAATCAAGTCAATGCGGTGGATTTAGCAACCATTGGATTTGGTCAAGGTATGGCGGTGACGCCCATGCAGATGATCACTGCAGATTCTGCCATTCCCAACCATGGGGTCATGATGCAGCCTCATATTCTTAAGGCTATCCTATCGCCCACGGGACAGGTCATTAAGACGGTCAAACCGCAGGTGGAATCACGACCTGATACGCCCAAAGTGGCGAAAGAGATAGAGCACATGATGGTTTTGGAAGCGACTCAAGGAACCGGGGTTCCTGCACAAGTTCCCGGGTATGTGATCGGTGGGAAAACCGGGACGGCTCAGAAGATTGTTGATGGGAAAACCTCTAGCAACTTGTTTGTGTCGTCTTATATGGGATTTGGTCCAGTTCCCCATCCTCGGTTTATCATGCTTGTGATGATCAATCGACCCATTGGCAAACTGTTCTATGGCGATCAGGTTTCAGCCCCAGTCTGGCAGCATATTGCTTCTTACCTATTTAAATATTGGAAGATTAAACCTTATGCAGGACCAGATAATGGATCCAAACCGTTCGTCAAGCCGTAA